In Myxocyprinus asiaticus isolate MX2 ecotype Aquarium Trade chromosome 16, UBuf_Myxa_2, whole genome shotgun sequence, the genomic stretch tagccagataactcattatgtgctgtgtgcacattgtgcttcatgtggattatctaacgATCTATGTATCCGAATATGTTGTTTGTgtgctcgttttaaagataatcccCTCAAATGCTATTTTagattttatgttctgtttattgtttgtgaagttataagcgaaaatgcaGTTTATAAGCAACACttgtttattgttgtttattgtttatttgtttatttgggtCCTTATTAACAGTTGTGTGAATGCACATAGAAATAAATAACTAACAATAAAGCATTACATTTATAAGGAAAACAACGAATATTGACCGAAAAGTGTAGGCTGAAGCTTAGTTTATTATGCCTACACTTTTTACATAACATATCCAAATAGGCATCCCTGTTTACTTGGGTATTAATTGCTAAGTTTTTTTCTGTaagtaaaataaataggctttttGTATTCCACTCTTTtaagctttccaacgacatatgacacatggctattcaATCAGTTTGATGTTGACctctaaagccaatttttgtatcAATTTCTCATGTGccacaataatacaatatatttcaatctttgttttgtattatttacatttaattatctttatttggggacaCTTTATGTTGATATATGCGATGAATTGtgattaattggcatatcatgtaataaactcaattaaaaaatataaccaATTGACGGCCCTAaatattatgtagaatacattatgTTAATATTTACATCTCTTCACATTTTGTGACTGCTGAAGGGACCCTTATgagtcaatgaacaaggagggaatacagacattttgaatttgttgagcagaacaCAGAagctttttttgtgaaaaatgttttagaaattaacttaaaagtaatcagtaatgtgattacttttccaataaagtaatcagtaaagttagtaatctgattaaaattttagagaagtaataatttgtagtgaattactttttttggtaacattttagtaACCTAACATGGTCATTGACAATAAACAGCTTCCTTGCGGTGTTGTTTATTGTACTGTTAAACGTGGTACTCAATGTTTATGACGCAATCATTTTTTGTGCACATCTCAATTAGATTGAATGTGAAAACAGCATATCCATTTGTGTTCGCTTGTCTGTGTGCAGAACTTTAatgtttctttgttgtttttaatgtaaaCTGGCTTCACCTAACATTTGGCTTTTTGGTTTCAGTGTCTGATTACGACTATTTTTCGGTGAGTGGTGACCCAGAGGGCGATCAGCAGGATTTTGACAAGTCATCAACCATCCCACGCAACAGTGACATCAGCCAGTCCTACCGCAAGATGTTTCAGACCAAGCGTCCAGCTTCCACAGCCGGTCTTCCCTCCACGCCCGGCCCCGTCATCGTCACGCCCGGAGTAGCTACAATCCGCCGCACACCATCTACCAAACCCTCTGTCCGTAGAGCTACCATGGGCATTGGACCTATTCCCATCCGAACCCCAGTCATCCCGGTGAAGACGCCGACTGTGCCAGATCTTCCAGGCGGGTTCTCCAGCCCACTAGGGGGCAGCAGCGAAGAAGGAGAGGAACCAGCCAGCCCTGACTCACCCACTCAAGGAGAGGACATGGAGCAGGTGGGCATCCTGCCTGTGGCATCCTGGAGTGGGCAGGCCTCCACTAACCCTCCTTTGCCGCCTGGACCCCAAGGCTCAGCCGGAGGTTCAGGTGGACTTGAAGAAGACCCAGAAGACTTGGACTCAGCAGACCCACAGTGCGACACCATGCTTCTAGCCATCCGTAGAGGAGTCAAGCTAAAGAAAACTATGACCAACGACCGATCTGCGCCACGCATTGCGTGATAGAGCACGAAGAGTCCTTAAGTAACATGTATTAATACTGTATAAAGACTGTATTCAAATTGTTAAGCTTTAATAGCGAGACTGGAGAGGACACTCACCACCCACAAGCTTGTTTGGTAACAAAGCAGATAAACTTACATCTGTTAAAGGTGGTACAAGCTGTGAGTGTGGGTTGTGATCAGATCTTGTTCTTGTCACAGAGTTCTTTTAAAGgtatgttccaggttcaatacaagttaagctcaatcaacagcatttgtagcataatgttgattaccacagaaaataatttagactcctccctcgtttatttaaacaATTGaggttacaataaggcacttacaataaaagtgaatgtggtcAGTCCATTaacgttaaaaaataaaaacatttttatatgtattgccacaaaactagggatgtgcgagactagtcgactaaacggttctgatgctgctagtcaacactggaattactagacGGTTAATTTAATTTACGTTtgactttatatttttacagaggctgcacttaaattactgtcatattaatgttacatattttaaatagaattaataatacaaatattattttaaaaaaagaggatatctggagcagatacagagtttaatttcacctcaggctgtgcgtgcttcttccctctccgcggcgcgcaggaaaatgtcctacattgtaactgttattggttaatgttctttaccgaacagctgtcataatagatcaatggttaatgcacgactgcaacttttcagcacatttttttctctctcatagatttggcttagtctacctgttaattattttcaacaatgtcctgactgttttaatatgttcagtaacttttacttggtgatttccatttagaacaggcttttagggttgttccattgatcctgcactattaattcaactgttttcaataaatatctctattaaatattcgctaatgttcattcagtgaatgcgtgtcatgttctatatttagtgtacaatgatcataattcaaggcgagcacgtcgcagataaatgccgcttttcagtggaatttagcatcggatttggaatagattaagtattttaaatgggtcgcataaacacacttttttttttttttttttttttttttttttactgttctctgaaggttggtttctctttagactagtcaactagttggttacaaaacttccgtttaaacgacagtcaaattagtcgtcgCGCACATCCCTACGCAAAACGTTAACATAatacgtgtaaacatgattttagtgtgatcactTGCAGGGTTTACCTGCGTTATGTCGTAAGGGCAACAAAGTTGTAGTATTGGATAGAGAAGGGAGgagtcaaaataattatttgtggtaatcaacgttaagcctcaaatgctgttgattaaacgtaacttgtattgaacccgaaacctTCCTTTAATGTCAACCTGACCTGACTTTTCACCTCATTGGCTCATTTTGTCCCGATGAGTCGTGATAAGAGTCTTATTGTCGCAATATAGAATGTTAAAGGAATTTTATTTTCAGTTGTTTGCGTCCCTGCGCAATTACGTTCTGTAGTAGTTTCATCgtgtatattttaatgtataaCACAAGCATGCAGCCTTACCTCTGTAACTTTAGTTGATTTAGTCTTAGGTTAACTTACTATAAACATAATCTACAAAAACTAAATGTTTAGATTGTTTATTCTTAGTAACAACATTAATATTGTTACAATGCTTAGAGTTATTAATATCCTGCTTGAATATACTTTAATTTGAAGctttagcaaaaaaataaataaataaataaataaaaaggactttatttgtatgaaaatgtaaatatcgACAGAGGTAAGAAGGAACCCacagatttaatttatttgtttcttcGGCACTCTCTACTTTAATCCTTAACCAGATAAGCTTTCATTTATGTGATGCAAGATTATTTTGTATATTATGTTAATACAGTGCAAGTTTAATAAGTTgccaaaagcacacacacacatactcttacACTCACTTCCTCTTTCCATATTATAGAGCACATGaacgtctctctctctgtggcaaATCTCAGTTTATGTTTTTGTTGAGCAGCTAAATACTAATGTTAGCAAGTATACTAGCTGTACTGTAATATTATAAGCAGTATACTATACTCAGTTAATTAGAAAGGAAGTGGTTATTGTTTGGTGCGATGCCCTTTATGTATTTCcagttaaattatttttgttcaagCATAACACAGTATATCAGTGTACATGTTTAAAAATGGCAAACTAGGGCTGTGAACCTGTGCTGCTTCTATTTAAAGTCATGCTCTTTAAACGAAAGCATGTGGTGGATTCAGCGTATTTCCCAGGAAATGTAACATTCAGTACGGTTGACAATATAAAGGGAAATGTCATTTTCTGAATTACCAGTACATTGTAATGTGATGGAGCATGTTTTATTGTATCATCTATAGTCAGCAAATGTGAATGCTGTGTTTCAGTGACTCAAATTGAGCACAAAGGAGCTGCCAGTCTTAGTACAAGCACATCAGAGAGAGGTGAGATGGATTTTGGATGTACTATGACTTAAGTCCTTAACCATTTCATTGGTCATTCTTTTGGTGCCCAAACCATCTTGTTGTTAGCATTTAATATACTTTTTACCTCCTTTATTTAATTCAGCACTCATTGCCTTTCTTTCCGTAAGGTTTTCATGCAGCTATACAGTGGAGCAAAACTGTTCAGTGACATTGTTGGTAAAATCACATCCTCTGTGACGTACATTTGATTCTTTTGGTTTCTTTTTATTGTTGGTGCTTTGATTctgttataaattattttttattcaaaatccAGTTGAGGCCAACAGGTCCACTGAGGGGGTGAAAAGAAACCCACTCCATACAGTTAGAACACAAAAATGATTCAGGGGCAGCACAAACAATTTGTAGGGCGCTAcaaacttttattatattttgggATTTTTCATTTGAGTATTCGTGTACAGAATCCAAAAATGTTGTAAGATATAATCAAACCGTGTGAAACTTCGTTATCAAATACAGAGTTACACTTTTGTGACAAAAGGAAGATCATAATTTCCTCTCAGTGGACCAGCTTTAGTAATGTCGTCTCAATACAATGGTGTAAAATTAGTTACAAATTAGCGGATGCTTTACCTGCATATGATGCTATAATCTTGTATGTGTGTACTCTCGCgatcaaacaaaaatgtttgaatattgtCAATGTACAAACTTTTAGTTCTAACCAGCCTTTACTTCAGTTAACCACTATCTAGATATTTACTTTCAGAGCATTTCTAGATATGCCTTTCTTTTTAAAAGCTATCAAATTGTAAGTGTAAGCCGATTGctgtccgaaaaaaaaaaaaaggttctctTGCTTATTGTAAAAGCTGatatttagtattattattattatttttttttttttttgatagtaTCACAGTTTGAGTAGTGTGAGAGTTGTTCTCAACACTGTGCAGTTTATAAAATCACCTTCTGTATGCTTTTCCCTGTATAATTACTGTTgcatacattaaatataaaatagttaTTGAATTATTGTGTACTGCTATTTCATGGCACAGACATCTGAAGGcaactatcgcccccttgagtactgagttAATTGTTATTGCCACAGTAACGCACTACAAGTATTTACATGCGTTGATCAAGCATTTGCGTCTGCTTTAGCGTACTTGTTAAGTACGTTTCTGGCTTAAGTCCAAATATTCTTACTGATGATGATATTAAGTGCATCTCAAACATTTTACCTATAAGATTCAAGGCAAGTTAACATCAATTGAAGCTATgttaatgtaaggaattattattattaaatgaatacaAGGGTTCTAATTCACAGAatagtttattatatttataaaggtTGAGCTCACAGAACGCAAGTATACGTCTGACAAACATCTCGGAGGCCTATTCTAACATATGAGGCTTTACATGGGCCGCTCTCTGGGACGAGTGACAAACTGCCACCATAGGGGAGGGAGGTCTCCTTCCTTTCGGGCTGGTGGCAGGGCCTCAGATTTGGGGCCCTCAGCAGGAGTTTCAGCCTGCAGCTGCTGGACCTACAGAAAAGGAGTGATGTGATCATTTATCCATTCACTGGAGTAGCAAACCAATTATCCAACAGACTAAAATGAGACCCAAGCAGttattaaacaaaacataacTATATGCTGTATGAACCAAAATATTTATAATCTCAATGAACAGCTGCAATAGTTTGAATAGATGTACTGATACCAAAACTCTCTTAATAATATCAATATCAAGATAAAGACTAAACACAGTAGGTACTTTCAATAAGCATCAAGAGTTTTATATTCAAATTTATTTCAATCTGAAATCTACCCCCATGTACTACAATTTGATTTTGGTCAATATGCATTTTTTTCCCGCCACATTTCAGCTTTGCAGTTAAGTCCAATCCCTTttatgggtttgtttacatttgaattttcgacagttggagtttgaattaacagaCATTCCATTGGCTCATTTGAACATTCGCGCAGTGGACAActaaaaatcccattgacttacaccgacggaatgttcaaatgagcCAACGGAATGtctgttaattcaaactccaactgtcgaaaattcaaatgtaaacaaacccataaAAGGCCTTTAATCTGATTATGtgactgtctgtctgactatctatctagctagcaggctgtttgtcttactgtaatgtctgtataaccaacTAACTTCAAACTTTTAATGTTTAAGCTTTTAGacatggctttgtcaagccaacatcaaagtttgcctTGACAAACTTAACCTATCTAGTTAATATAATAACTAAAAAAATTTGCATACACAGTATGGACATgtagttaattaatattacttcATACGTGCTTAAGTAAATACACAGTAACGcacacactgtaaaataaagtgtgacccaaAATTTTAgattaaagtttaaaaatctcTGTGTCagtgggagcctgggtagctcagtggtaaaagacgctgactaccacccctggagttcgcaagttcgaattccagggtgtgccgagtaactccagccaggtctcctaagcaaccaaattggccctgttgctagggagggtagagtcacatgaggtaacctccttgtggtcgctataatgtggttaattctcggtggggcacgtggtgagttaagcgtggatgccgcggtgcgtggcatgaagcctccacacgtgctatgtctccgtgtcaACGCGCTCAagaagctacgtgataagatgtgcgggttggcggtctcagacgtggaggcagctgggattcgtcctccgccacccggattgaggcgaatcactacgcgaccacgagggcttaaaagcgcattgggaattgggcattccaaattgagtggaaaaggggaaaaatccccccccccaaaaaagaaaatctctGTGTGACATACACTGGTTGACAATGTGGAGCATTCAAATGAAACCGGCAATGATGGCATAAacgtaatatttgcatactgaataaAACGCaaaagtctggttccggaagaaaAATCCCATTCATATTTTCCATAGACTAACTGATTTTCAATTAGAactaataaacctttaaagaccaaccttccgtgagctctgaggttgttcatcaatggcacgtgcctttgttgaagccatcagtacatgttatttcaacttcattattttaatatagtgtttaatagcagaattcctggtgaacaactacattacacatggaccagcagagaaagatccaacaatcagagaaccgcgggcAAGAAAGCCCACCAAACAAGTCCAGCAGcgaccacccacttccatgacgcactgtgaatgacgcaatcaagtcggtctccctcacataaatgtacatatatatttgtaaatattggaatattttgcagtaagcTTATTATGTCCATACAtgtaatcaacaacctaaaattaaTCGTTTTATTTCCAAAACTTTTATTCGAtcacgtcattcgcaatgcttcatgggattgtagtttgtacccTTATGAAAAACGGTAAGTACACGGATTTgtccctttgtctttttgtctgattttcataTACCTTTTTGCTTcacatcaaagtttgtaatgttgtgattcacctcagtgctggttggtttggttcaaggaTTAGAATTCTTgtatgaagaattttatgaaaagcctatgaaaaaaattaatgagaAACATAGTTCTGGAACTCAGATGGCTGAAAAATTGGGcgagcactgttgcactctattgcgaTTAGTCTTTCGTGCATCTATATTCATACTGAATTGCGATTGGTCTTGTGTCCCTTGCACATTTTGTCACTTTGCCTTGACAATGCAAAGAGCATCATGTTACTTCTCGTGCACATTCACCATAAAACAAGACATCTATTTATGTTGTTCTCCATGCTTGGAAAATAAGTCATCAGCTATGAACACTATATCATGTTTATCAGAGAGATGCAGGTGTACATGATATCAAAGCATCCAGTCTGATAGTGTGAAAGCTCACAGAGCTTCATGAACACACATACCTCTCTATCCCAGCTCTGAGCCCGCAGCTTCTTCCACTGTTCCCTTTTAGCAAAGTAATCAGGATACATGGCTTTCTCGGAGGGGTGCCAATGATCCAGACACCATTCAGGGACCTAGAGAGGTAGAAATAAGTGAATGAAGTGACAATGAGGCAGAAAGCACTTCAAAATCTTAAAGAATATAATAAGAATTGAAGCAAATTTGGATTGAACTGAGCATGTATAAACAGACAGATATTCCAATGAAACAACAGCTGCGatactacaaaataaaaaatacacaatatttcTGAACCTACTTTGTAGCACTCGTATCTTTCGTAAGACGTTCCTCCAGGTGAGTCTGGGAACAGGTAGGGCTGTGGATGCTGATTGGTCCAGAACTCCTCTTCGCCTGCCTTCAGCATCATGGTGGCCTTCACCATGTCCTTCTCATGTTTGTTCTCATCAAAGCGTGCTCGCAGCAGACACGCATAGAAACGATATTTATCCCTGAAAAAGACAAAGAAACTTTGTGTAACCTGGTAACTGGTAAGAATTATAAGGCATATTACAACCTTAATAACCTGAAGTAGGTAAAACAATGGATGGCTTCTAATTGTCATGGTTAGATCTAAGTCACTatggtttctataaaacaaacagcGGTACTTGAGAAAtaagtgtaaatacatttataagcCATTTTGGCTTCGGCTTTCATAGTTGTAATCATTTAAAGTAGTACTATtactagtggtcaaccaatatatcgccgaggccgataaatcagccgatattcagaattttttaattatcagcatcggccgatacattttcccatttgccCAGTTTGTTTCTTCAGGGTTCTGAGAATcatctgcttgcatgtgaagcgactgagacatgtaaacaaccagtcacggttagttttgttgttacgtgccattgtgttactacaataatagacaggtatgcaacacagtgtcatttaaacggtctgcatatcagagccgtggcaGATGCGTTTgggctcataatgttaaagtgctctcctgtttcattctccctctctcttctcaatagttccctgtaacatttaactgtcttgtctaatgataaaaagccaaatatcaataaaactaatatcatataccgtctgcaaatatgcacatatctcgtttaaacagatgtaataaaccaacctcacacaacttcagcagatccagcgtcctgtggagcgctcatttatttacctctaaagcacgtattctaccagcctctcctcagcagttccctgtcacttttaactttattttctaatgataaaaggcaaatatcaataaaactaatatcatataccatctgcaaatatgcagatctctcgtttaaacagatgtaattcatgaacctcacgtaaatccagtgttttcttcccgtcgagcgctaaTATCTCCCTAAGAAGtgtgtattccatcagccagaatcaacaacttcaggatcaggatcaaaagttcctctgattcacaaatcatgacggtcagtctgtgacagttcaagcaggcgatccaggccgtttaaactgtcaggagactgctgctcgcgctggatccaCATGAGCACGTGAgagcaacttcaaggtaaaagtgcTTGATGtggtgtgctataagtaaatgccTTATTCACTATgaactgtatgtacagttggtttgattctgtatttttggagtaaatgtgactgctaacatggacatgccatcagTGGTTGCTGGACTAttttgtgtactgttatttccttctacctaatatattaacaatttcttcatgtggaaataaattacaaaaatttgatgactaaacagaaatcagaagaaactgctatctactatttaaactataatattatttgtttagattattttttacaaagttaaagttttgtgtgaaattgaataaatatagtgctaaataagagtttattctttttttgtgtgtgtgtttttgctatttactatattaaattgtgtgatatatcggcattgtatcagcctattggccaccctgctctcttgatatcagcattggccattaaaaaaacccatacgCTCGATCACTAAATATTACCCTCCGCTTCAGAGATTTAGTACGAATCTACAAAAACATTTCTTGCAAAATACCAAAGGTACCCCAGTGTCAATATAGTAAAAGCAtggcaattttatttttacaaaaggaATTGCTGACAGTAAAGGCcgcgatatatcagttttacggATTAATCTGCGTCGATAGTCGATTACCGGAAAACATCTACAGTATGCCTCTTTGGCTGGctctggaggattctacagttaaaacggcctctagaggtgaaataaaaacaagcactgacacctcatggggatttgctgaatctaaatctttcatcatttacttcattcatccatatttttatcctcaattCAAAgcatatttgttattttaatgagataatcaagtgttttaaattgaagcgagggaaaagaaaatgcgactatatggaaacgtgcctcgtcagcacatacatcgtgtctccaacttcatatcttgtaaataacaataaaccatattcctcattaaacctcatccaGTGAAACTTTTATATTTCTATATACAAAAATCTTAAGTtattacttaaatatagagctttgtaacagagccaagtctgtTAGCTAGCATTTCATTCGGTTGGATTCTTGATTTTTAAACGATGTAAGAGGTCTTTGAAAATTTCTCTGACAATGTTTGCAGTTAATTGCTGTCCCAATAGTTGAGTAAAACTAAAGGTTTggctaaaacagcaatgttatgatcagaaaccactcgtaAAAGCACAGTGCTCCTGTCCCAGATGCTTCTCCATCCATCGCCCACCTACAGACGGATTGGCTTCGGAACATCTGTATGAAAAAGCCtcggaataatttgtttgtgtgctttttttatACTTCGTTTACAAAAGTGGATAATACTTAT encodes the following:
- the LOC127454430 gene encoding NADH dehydrogenase [ubiquinone] 1 beta subcomplex subunit 9-like, with translation MATAYLTHHQKVLRLYKKSLRHLESWCIFRDKYRFYACLLRARFDENKHEKDMVKATMMLKAGEEEFWTNQHPQPYLFPDSPGGTSYERYECYKVPEWCLDHWHPSEKAMYPDYFAKREQWKKLRAQSWDREVQQLQAETPAEGPKSEALPPARKEGDLPPLWWQFVTRPRERPM